AAGCAGGCCCGCGATGCTGGCCGCATTCTGCAGAGCCGTCCGCACCACCTTGGCGGGATCGATGATTCCCGCCGCGGACAAATCTTCCATTTCGCCAGTTAGGGCGTTGTAGCCGACGGCGCCTTTTTCCTTCAGGATTTTCTGAACGATCACTTTCCCTTCGGCGCCGGCGTTCTGAGCGATATTCCTCGCCGGTTCCTGCAGCGCGTCCTTCAGAATTTGCCCGCCCACCGCTTCGTCGCCGGTCAACTTGAGTTTATCGATGGCCGAAGAAGCCCGCAACAGCGCCACGCCGCCGCCGGGGACGATGCCTTCTTCGATCGCGGCGCGGGTGGCGTGCAAAGCGTCTTCCACGCGGGCTTTGATTTCCTTCATCTGCGTTTCCGTCGCCGCCCCGACGCGGATGACGGCGATTCCGCCCGCCATCTTCGCCAGGCGTTCCTGGTATTTCTCGCGGTCGTAGTCGGAAGTGGTCTCGATGATCATCGTCCGCAACTGATCCATGCGGTTCTTGATTTCTTTGGGTTTGCCCATCCCCTCGATGATCGTGGCGTGATCTTTGTCGATGACGACTTTCTTGGCTTCGCCAAGATCTTTGAGCGAAAGACTCTCCAACTTGATGCCCAATTCTTCCGATACCACTTGGCCGCCGGTGAAGACGCCGATATCGATCAACATGGCCTTGCGCCGATCGCCGAAGCCGGGCGCCTTGATGGCGGCGACGTTCAACATGCCCCGAATGCGGTTGACGACGAGGGTGGCCAACGCTTCGCCTTCTACATCCTCCGCGATGATGAGCAGGGACCGGCCGCTCTGCGCCACGCGCTCCAACAGGGGAAGAAGATCGTTCATCGAGGAGAGTTTCTTCTCGTGCAGCAGAATCAGCGGATTTTCCAGTATGCACTCCATCCGCTCCGCATCGGTGACGAAATAGGGAGAAAGATAGCCCCGGTCGAACTGCATTCCTTCCACGACAGCCAGTTCCATCTCGATGCTTTTGCCTTCTTCGACGGTGATGACGCCGTCCTGGCCCACTTTTTCCATCGCATCCGCGATGAGATCGCCGATTTTATCCTCGTTGTTGGCGGAGATGGAGGCGACTTGGGAGACTTCATGTTTATCCTTCACGCGCTTGGCGGAAGAAAGAACTTTATCCACAACGGCTTCGACGGATTGATCGATGCCCCGCTTCAAAGCCATGGGATGATGTCCGGCGGAAACCATGCGCAGTCCGTTGCGGTAAATCGCCTCGGCGAGCACCGTCGCCGTCG
This window of the Candidatus Omnitrophota bacterium genome carries:
- the groL gene encoding chaperonin GroEL (60 kDa chaperone family; promotes refolding of misfolded polypeptides especially under stressful conditions; forms two stacked rings of heptamers to form a barrel-shaped 14mer; ends can be capped by GroES; misfolded proteins enter the barrel where they are refolded when GroES binds), with amino-acid sequence MAAKGIIYEGEARLALLKGIETLAQAVKATLGPKGRNVVIEKKFGSPTVTKDGVTVAKEIELECPLANMGARLVREVASKTSDIAGDGTTTATVLAEAIYRNGLRMVSAGHHPMALKRGIDQSVEAVVDKVLSSAKRVKDKHEVSQVASISANNEDKIGDLIADAMEKVGQDGVITVEEGKSIEMELAVVEGMQFDRGYLSPYFVTDAERMECILENPLILLHEKKLSSMNDLLPLLERVAQSGRSLLIIAEDVEGEALATLVVNRIRGMLNVAAIKAPGFGDRRKAMLIDIGVFTGGQVVSEELGIKLESLSLKDLGEAKKVVIDKDHATIIEGMGKPKEIKNRMDQLRTMIIETTSDYDREKYQERLAKMAGGIAVIRVGAATETQMKEIKARVEDALHATRAAIEEGIVPGGGVALLRASSAIDKLKLTGDEAVGGQILKDALQEPARNIAQNAGAEGKVIVQKILKEKGAVGYNALTGEMEDLSAAGIIDPAKVVRTALQNAASIAGLLLTTESIVYELPKDKEAEGAASHAH